A genomic stretch from Anaerococcus mediterraneensis includes:
- a CDS encoding ABC transporter permease, giving the protein MKINKSKVFTFLVILFMFFGSFFAPNDPLEVNLPLRFANPSSKYPLGNDSMGRCVLSRILYGGKTTLFMVMTASIIVFTLGLLLGTLTSKVTMKKNVIVDSIINAVTAIPPIAYLIIFIASWGNGIKTTLIALVVSYILRFLRLVRTQINIEYDKAYCTCMISLGASKTRLVLVHILPNILLDLVHYICLSCADMILAITGFSFIGIGLGENVVEWGSMILEARDSIFIKPELIIYPIFAVFITTMSFNIIAKEANRR; this is encoded by the coding sequence ATGAAAATAAACAAAAGTAAAGTATTTACTTTCCTAGTGATTTTATTTATGTTCTTTGGAAGTTTTTTTGCCCCTAATGATCCCTTAGAAGTTAATCTTCCCCTTAGATTTGCAAATCCAAGTTCTAAGTATCCTTTGGGAAATGATAGCATGGGCAGGTGCGTTTTATCGAGAATACTGTACGGGGGGAAAACTACATTATTTATGGTTATGACTGCATCAATTATTGTTTTTACTTTAGGTTTGCTTTTGGGAACGCTTACATCAAAGGTTACCATGAAAAAGAATGTAATAGTAGATTCGATTATTAATGCTGTAACGGCTATACCACCAATTGCTTATTTAATCATATTTATAGCATCTTGGGGAAATGGAATAAAAACTACATTAATCGCTTTGGTTGTTTCATATATATTGAGATTTTTAAGACTTGTTAGAACTCAAATAAATATTGAATACGATAAAGCTTATTGCACTTGTATGATTTCACTTGGTGCTTCAAAGACTAGGTTGGTTCTAGTTCACATACTACCAAATATATTATTAGATTTAGTTCATTATATTTGTTTGTCCTGTGCGGATATGATTTTAGCAATTACTGGTTTTTCATTTATAGGAATTGGACTTGGAGAAAATGTTGTGGAGTGGGGTTCTATGATTTTAGAAGCGAGAGATTCAATATTTATTAAGCCAGAACTCATAATTTACCCGATTTTTGCAGTTTTTATTACTACAATGTCTTTTAATATTATTGCAAAAGAAGCGAATAGAAGGTGA
- a CDS encoding ABC transporter permease: MNTKKTFLKKFYELIMTLLIVSVLSFVLMKLSPVDPATAYAKRHIGSPSPEQIEEVRIRFGFDKPVYKQYFNWIKNLFSLDLGQSLSNGKPVWDNIMLALPKTLSVVFFSAILQVILVLSLGCITFLWKSKIINKLINLLCLIGVSIPSFYIAIILLEIFAVKWDLLSVAGNIGITNYLLPAITLGIFGASFYYPLFKDALDKENGEYYIMFFRANGLKESTLFVKHILPNSIVKLIPNFFQSIGLMIANAAIVEGVFSIPGFGYLIINSVINRDATMIHGLVFFLALFIAIANITSDLINDLLIKERGD, from the coding sequence ATGAATACAAAAAAGACATTTTTAAAAAAATTTTATGAGCTAATAATGACATTATTAATTGTTAGTGTTTTATCATTTGTTTTAATGAAATTATCTCCTGTCGATCCAGCCACTGCATATGCTAAAAGACATATCGGAAGTCCATCACCTGAGCAAATTGAAGAAGTAAGAATAAGATTTGGTTTTGACAAACCTGTATATAAGCAATATTTTAACTGGATTAAAAATCTTTTTTCTCTAGACTTAGGACAGTCTTTAAGCAATGGCAAACCAGTCTGGGATAATATAATGTTGGCTTTGCCAAAAACTTTATCTGTTGTTTTCTTTTCTGCAATATTGCAGGTAATTTTAGTATTATCTTTGGGATGTATTACTTTCTTATGGAAGAGCAAGATAATCAATAAGCTTATAAATCTTTTATGCCTTATTGGTGTTTCAATTCCTAGCTTTTATATTGCTATTATCTTACTTGAAATATTTGCAGTAAAGTGGGATTTGCTATCAGTAGCAGGTAATATTGGCATTACAAACTATCTACTTCCTGCAATAACTTTAGGGATATTTGGGGCTTCTTTTTATTATCCACTATTTAAAGATGCTTTAGACAAAGAGAATGGTGAATATTATATTATGTTTTTTAGAGCAAATGGACTAAAGGAATCTACTTTGTTTGTGAAACATATATTGCCAAACTCCATAGTAAAGTTAATCCCAAATTTCTTTCAGAGTATTGGACTTATGATTGCAAATGCAGCAATAGTTGAGGGGGTTTTTTCTATTCCAGGCTTTGGATATTTGATTATAAATTCTGTAATAAATCGTGATGCAACCATGATTCATGGTTTGGTTTTCTTTTTAGCCTTATTTATTGCCATTGCTAATATAACATCCGATTTGATAAACGATCTTTTGATAAAGGAAAGGGGAGATTAA
- a CDS encoding TetR/AcrR family transcriptional regulator, which produces MNDKKLKVGEKRKLEILEAAKTCFLEKGFQNTTMEDVIEKVSLSKGGVYYHYGSTYEMIYDFMKLGIKYRGEKNKTIDTSKLTTLDAITEMMMERIYDENEFKSIYAIFLKLQNEDKRLCEMFENLKETNTEILSSTFPPNDKLSSIFEDEFLVTFVNTLILGYESLNQKEIFIENKKTIKKMLEEYLKNKFPELLG; this is translated from the coding sequence TTGAATGATAAAAAATTGAAAGTAGGAGAAAAAAGGAAGTTAGAAATTCTGGAAGCGGCAAAGACATGTTTTTTAGAAAAGGGTTTCCAAAATACAACTATGGAAGATGTTATAGAAAAAGTAAGTTTAAGTAAAGGTGGTGTTTACTATCATTATGGATCAACCTACGAAATGATTTATGATTTTATGAAATTAGGTATCAAATATAGAGGAGAAAAAAACAAAACTATCGACACATCTAAGTTAACGACTTTAGACGCAATTACTGAGATGATGATGGAAAGAATTTATGATGAAAATGAATTTAAAAGCATCTATGCAATTTTTTTGAAACTACAAAATGAAGATAAAAGATTGTGTGAAATGTTTGAAAATTTAAAAGAAACAAACACAGAAATTTTATCGTCTACATTTCCTCCAAACGATAAGCTATCATCTATTTTTGAAGATGAGTTTTTAGTGACCTTTGTAAATACTTTGATCTTAGGATATGAAAGTTTAAATCAAAAAGAAATTTTTATTGAAAATAAAAAAACAATCAAAAAGATGTTAGAAGAATATTTGAAAAATAAATTTCCTGAATTATTAGGCTGA
- a CDS encoding plasmid mobilization protein, with protein MANRFRNERIEIKLTKEEKEVFEKKMKLANCKTMSHFLRKCVLEKEIYVVDLEPFRNLQWLLSNATNNINQIAKATNTTGVIYKNEIESMNKQIEKLSREIWQIHSLLLNKSRESSGD; from the coding sequence ATGGCAAATAGATTTAGAAATGAAAGAATAGAAATTAAACTAACTAAGGAAGAGAAAGAAGTTTTTGAAAAGAAAATGAAACTTGCTAATTGCAAAACTATGTCTCACTTTCTTAGAAAATGTGTATTAGAAAAAGAGATTTATGTTGTAGATTTAGAACCATTTAGAAACCTACAATGGCTACTTTCGAATGCAACAAATAATATAAACCAGATTGCAAAAGCTACTAATACAACTGGTGTTATTTACAAAAATGAAATTGAATCAATGAATAAGCAGATAGAAAAATTATCAAGAGAAATATGGCAGATTCATTCCCTACTTCTTAATAAATCAAGAGAAAGTTCTGGTGATTAG
- a CDS encoding relaxase/mobilization nuclease domain-containing protein, whose product MAITKIHPIKSTLNLAIDYITKSEKTDEKILVSSFKCHPSTAHIQFMKTREDNDTKGTVLARHLIQSFLPGEVDPIKAHEIGIELCKKILKEDYEFVLATHIDRGHIHNHIIFNNVNYKTGKCYQSNKKSYHKIRYQSDELCKENKLSVIDKYYEAYKRKYKTAGKSWYEYDQNKKGNSWKSKLQFDIDRIINKSNSWEEFLENMKSLDYEIKFGKHIAFRHKDRQRFTRSKTIGEDYTEKRIKERIDLAIKNKANPTKKRVGNVIDISTNEKTQSSKGYEVWARKHNIKTMADSIIKLREQGINSITQLDDLIKKSADDRQDLLDKIKKIETEMKSLSQDMENINTINKHREIYKYHKKNPDDKQFAEEYYSELSIYKIAAKEILENYKKLPNTKEILSNLDKLQEKKNTLMQEYSLNKEQFSDLVQYRKNYENYYGKELER is encoded by the coding sequence GTGGCAATTACAAAAATACATCCTATAAAATCAACTCTAAATTTGGCAATAGACTATATAACTAAGAGTGAAAAAACTGATGAAAAAATCTTGGTATCTTCATTTAAATGTCATCCATCTACTGCACACATTCAATTTATGAAAACACGAGAAGACAATGATACTAAAGGTACAGTTCTAGCTAGACATTTGATCCAATCTTTTCTACCAGGAGAGGTTGATCCTATAAAAGCTCACGAAATTGGAATTGAATTATGCAAGAAAATTTTAAAAGAAGATTATGAATTTGTTCTTGCAACTCATATAGATAGAGGGCATATCCATAACCATATTATTTTTAATAATGTTAATTACAAGACTGGTAAATGCTACCAATCTAACAAAAAATCTTACCACAAAATCAGGTATCAAAGTGACGAATTATGTAAAGAAAATAAGCTTTCAGTCATTGATAAATACTATGAAGCTTACAAGAGAAAATATAAAACTGCTGGTAAATCTTGGTACGAATATGACCAAAACAAGAAAGGCAATTCCTGGAAATCTAAACTGCAATTTGATATAGATAGAATAATTAATAAGTCTAACTCGTGGGAAGAATTTTTAGAAAATATGAAGTCTCTTGATTATGAAATTAAGTTTGGTAAACACATTGCTTTTCGTCATAAAGATAGGCAAAGATTTACAAGATCAAAGACTATCGGAGAAGATTATACTGAGAAAAGAATCAAAGAAAGAATAGATTTAGCTATTAAAAACAAAGCTAATCCTACTAAAAAGCGTGTAGGAAATGTTATTGACATATCTACTAATGAAAAAACTCAATCATCTAAAGGTTACGAAGTCTGGGCAAGAAAACACAATATCAAAACAATGGCTGATTCAATAATTAAACTTCGAGAACAAGGAATTAATTCCATTACCCAGCTCGATGATCTAATCAAAAAATCTGCTGATGATAGACAAGACTTGTTAGATAAAATAAAGAAAATTGAAACTGAGATGAAGAGTTTATCCCAAGATATGGAAAATATAAATACTATAAATAAGCATCGTGAAATCTATAAATACCACAAGAAAAATCCTGATGATAAACAATTTGCAGAAGAATATTATAGTGAGCTTTCCATCTACAAAATAGCTGCTAAAGAAATCTTAGAAAACTATAAAAAACTACCAAACACAAAAGAAATACTATCAAACCTCGATAAATTGCAAGAAAAAAAGAACACCCTTATGCAAGAGTATTCTTTGAATAAAGAACAATTTTCTGACCTTGTTCAGTATAGGAAAAACTATGAAAATTATTATGGAAAAGAACTGGAGAGGTAA
- a CDS encoding abortive infection family protein, with protein MLSYIEKGYLDELFNRGGYVLDFSTNDFDEFTFQSIGIRLCEKYHLSKGKSLREFTNEGDSYKIAKLYKDLLEFYSVYFSDEIEENKKNNRGTSFKSLYIKCKDIINRELSNSSNLMSEAEVLKIKFSSEYINSQIDLMLEMVDRNPTEAIGKSKELLESCCKEICNNLGENKKDNLKLTQLVKETFRCLKIPNESMIIDETEDKIVKQITGSLNGLASGINDLRNHYGSGHGRERNFKALSKKHAELSVGASITLTRYLWDSFREIENSKNL; from the coding sequence ATGCTTAGTTATATAGAAAAAGGATATCTTGATGAATTATTTAATAGAGGTGGCTATGTTCTAGATTTTTCTACGAATGATTTTGATGAGTTTACATTTCAAAGTATAGGGATAAGATTATGTGAAAAATATCATTTGTCAAAAGGAAAGTCACTTAGAGAATTTACAAACGAGGGTGATTCTTATAAAATTGCTAAACTATATAAAGATCTTTTAGAGTTTTACTCTGTTTATTTTAGTGATGAGATAGAAGAAAATAAAAAAAATAATAGAGGAACTTCATTCAAATCTCTATACATTAAGTGTAAAGATATTATTAATCGAGAATTATCAAATAGCTCAAATCTTATGTCAGAAGCAGAAGTTTTGAAAATTAAATTCTCATCTGAATATATTAATTCTCAAATTGATTTAATGCTAGAAATGGTGGATAGAAATCCCACAGAAGCAATAGGGAAATCAAAGGAATTACTTGAAAGTTGTTGTAAGGAAATTTGTAATAATTTAGGAGAGAATAAAAAAGATAACTTAAAATTAACACAATTAGTTAAAGAAACCTTTAGGTGTTTAAAAATTCCAAATGAAAGCATGATAATTGACGAAACTGAAGACAAAATAGTAAAGCAAATTACAGGGAGTTTAAATGGACTTGCTTCCGGAATTAACGATCTTAGAAATCATTATGGAAGCGGACATGGAAGAGAAAGGAATTTTAAAGCTTTGAGTAAAAAGCATGCAGAACTTTCTGTAGGTGCTAGCATAACATTGACTAGATATCTTTGGGATTCTTTTAGAGAAATCGAAAATAGTAAAAATTTATAA
- a CDS encoding TFIIB-type zinc ribbon-containing protein — protein MKDFETLEISIPADSDGYVLLKCPSCGERFMLLVDDIEDDTNLYIWCPNCGLKHQDYLDDETINLAERMIENKVADILNEFSATMKKSFKNSEIRIKTEKIKKQPEIPIGRKTGDFEEKYYECCKKKAKISSIKNLEGGYCPFCGEIVDGD, from the coding sequence ATGAAAGATTTTGAAACGCTAGAAATAAGTATTCCAGCGGATTCTGATGGTTATGTTTTATTAAAGTGCCCATCTTGTGGAGAGAGATTTATGCTTCTTGTAGATGATATAGAAGATGACACAAATTTATATATTTGGTGTCCGAACTGTGGTTTAAAACACCAAGACTATTTAGATGATGAAACAATAAATCTAGCGGAGAGGATGATAGAGAACAAAGTAGCTGATATATTAAATGAATTTTCAGCCACTATGAAAAAAAGTTTCAAAAACTCAGAAATTAGAATTAAAACCGAGAAAATTAAAAAGCAGCCAGAGATACCCATAGGACGAAAAACTGGAGATTTTGAAGAAAAATATTATGAGTGTTGCAAGAAAAAAGCAAAAATTAGTAGCATAAAAAATCTTGAGGGTGGATATTGTCCTTTTTGTGGGGAGATTGTAGATGGAGATTAA
- a CDS encoding FRG domain-containing protein: MEVLRAHSLYDYIKILKEKNLLDAYFRGESRKYTNIAASCYRDNFNDSDRSIIDEMIDEYFYEVSAQLSDIEKSNFISYSQHHGLPTNLIDITSSALVALYFSCCDNFENTGYIHIFKKNNFIKFSDEISGRKIQYFYNDLIEQNETKVMFYNKLLEFYKNNRKGFIISLSNNLNMIKVLLKKSKHNAYTSEIINAVDWYDKGIKEGYIMDRPNELNQRLLQVFLKNKNEELNMWRDIFFQLSKLTNYSFELKIQKLEDYVIIYLTTFIYLLIKKYGNNIYEVPDFPMILYYPNINFDRMTLQSGRFIYQNILYSPFNILNKQEKREYIQKIVPDISIEIENKIEIVKDLDLLGINRKKLFNDPDNIAKYVYKKSKVRKSKFELLEDFYIEEV; the protein is encoded by the coding sequence ATGGAAGTATTAAGAGCTCACAGTTTATATGATTATATTAAAATTCTTAAAGAAAAAAATTTATTGGATGCATATTTTAGGGGAGAATCTAGGAAATATACAAATATTGCAGCATCATGTTATAGAGATAATTTTAATGACTCAGATAGATCTATAATTGATGAGATGATAGATGAATATTTCTATGAAGTTAGTGCACAATTAAGTGATATTGAAAAGTCAAATTTCATATCTTATTCGCAACACCATGGGTTGCCTACAAATTTAATAGATATTACAAGTTCAGCTTTAGTTGCGTTATACTTTTCGTGTTGTGATAACTTTGAAAACACAGGATATATTCATATATTTAAGAAAAATAATTTTATAAAATTTAGTGATGAAATTTCAGGAAGAAAAATACAATACTTTTATAATGATTTAATCGAACAAAATGAAACAAAAGTTATGTTTTATAATAAATTATTAGAATTTTATAAGAATAATAGGAAAGGATTCATAATTTCATTATCTAATAATTTAAATATGATCAAAGTTTTATTAAAAAAAAGTAAACACAATGCATATACGTCTGAAATAATAAATGCTGTAGATTGGTATGATAAGGGAATTAAAGAAGGATATATTATGGATAGGCCAAATGAATTAAATCAAAGGCTACTTCAAGTATTTCTTAAAAACAAAAATGAAGAGTTGAATATGTGGAGGGATATTTTTTTTCAATTATCAAAATTAACAAATTATTCATTTGAACTAAAAATACAGAAATTAGAAGATTATGTAATAATATATTTAACAACTTTTATATATTTGTTAATTAAAAAGTATGGTAATAATATTTATGAAGTACCTGATTTTCCAATGATATTATATTACCCTAATATTAATTTTGATAGAATGACATTACAATCTGGTAGATTTATTTATCAAAATATTTTATATTCACCATTTAATATTTTGAATAAACAAGAAAAGAGAGAATATATACAGAAAATAGTTCCTGATATTTCCATAGAAATTGAAAATAAAATAGAAATTGTAAAAGATTTAGATTTATTGGGGATAAATAGAAAAAAATTATTTAACGATCCTGATAACATAGCAAAATATGTATATAAAAAAAGTAAAGTAAGAAAATCAAAATTTGAATTACTAGAAGATTTTTATATAGAAGAGGTATAA
- a CDS encoding nucleotidyl transferase AbiEii/AbiGii toxin family protein, translating to MINIESIKGKIRSMAEKKNLKSQEVLQIYFFERFLERLSKSKYKNNFVIKGGFLISSLIGIENRTTMDMDTTIKGIALKEEKIKEIVQEIININVDDGIRFEIKDISYIREEDEYENFRISLIANVGKTKNPMKLDLTTGDAITPKEIEYTYPCIFSKENIKIMAYPLETIVAEKYETIIRRNITTTRMRDFYDLYTLYKLKKDEIDYKILKEAIERTSNKRGSQEIMKDSEEIIEDIKEDSYLRSLWEVYLSENKYIGDLTFDKVVDVVRIISNRINEM from the coding sequence GTGATTAATATCGAGAGTATAAAGGGCAAGATAAGAAGCATGGCAGAGAAGAAAAATCTAAAGTCACAAGAAGTTCTGCAAATATATTTTTTTGAAAGATTTTTAGAAAGGCTATCTAAATCAAAGTACAAAAACAATTTTGTAATAAAGGGAGGATTCTTAATATCATCTTTAATCGGGATTGAAAATAGAACAACTATGGACATGGACACAACCATTAAAGGCATAGCTTTAAAAGAAGAAAAAATAAAAGAAATAGTTCAAGAAATTATAAATATCAATGTAGATGATGGAATAAGATTTGAAATAAAGGACATTAGCTATATTAGAGAAGAGGATGAGTACGAGAACTTTAGAATTTCATTAATAGCAAATGTTGGGAAAACTAAAAATCCAATGAAACTTGACCTAACAACAGGTGATGCAATAACACCAAAAGAAATAGAATACACCTATCCATGTATCTTTAGCAAAGAAAATATAAAAATAATGGCATATCCATTAGAAACAATTGTAGCTGAAAAATATGAAACCATAATCAGAAGAAATATAACAACAACACGAATGAGAGACTTTTACGACCTATACACCCTCTACAAACTAAAAAAAGATGAGATAGATTATAAAATTTTAAAAGAAGCAATAGAGAGAACCTCAAACAAAAGAGGAAGTCAGGAGATAATGAAAGACTCTGAGGAAATAATCGAGGACATAAAAGAAGATTCATACCTAAGATCCTTGTGGGAAGTATATCTCAGTGAAAATAAATACATTGGAGATTTGACCTTTGATAAGGTTGTTGACGTAGTGAGAATTATTTCAAATAGAATTAATGAGATGTAA
- a CDS encoding type IV toxin-antitoxin system AbiEi family antitoxin domain-containing protein yields MNTLKEYIQENLVITNKEAEDLGYTRHNLSELTKIGQLERLRPGLYQLKGKVIDDFVLISSNSNRIIFSHQTALYLHDLSDRTPNVFHISVPQGYNASHIKKRYEDLQVHYVKKDLYELGKAEIKSPQGNLIPVYDIDRTICDIIIDREKIDKQIFTEAIKRYFKSTNKNLRRLIKYSRLFKIENEIRKYMEVLL; encoded by the coding sequence ATGAATACACTTAAAGAATATATACAAGAAAATTTAGTAATAACCAACAAAGAAGCAGAAGACCTTGGATATACTAGGCATAATCTATCAGAATTAACAAAAATCGGACAATTAGAAAGATTAAGACCAGGACTATATCAATTAAAAGGAAAAGTAATAGACGATTTTGTTTTAATATCATCAAATAGCAATCGAATTATATTTTCCCATCAAACAGCCCTATATCTACATGACTTATCAGATAGGACCCCAAATGTATTTCATATATCTGTACCCCAAGGCTACAATGCCAGCCATATCAAAAAAAGATATGAGGATCTACAAGTTCACTATGTAAAAAAAGATTTATACGAACTAGGAAAGGCAGAAATAAAATCACCACAAGGCAACCTTATCCCAGTTTATGATATTGATCGAACAATTTGCGATATTATAATTGACAGAGAAAAAATAGATAAACAGATTTTTACAGAAGCCATAAAAAGATACTTTAAATCAACAAATAAAAATCTAAGACGACTCATAAAATACAGTAGATTATTTAAAATAGAAAATGAAATTAGAAAATACATGGAGGTATTATTGTGA
- a CDS encoding recombinase family protein — protein sequence MLKEKIKVYLYTRVSTSIQIEGYSLEAQKSRMKAFAIYNDYEIVGEYEDAGKSGKSIEGRKQFNRMMEDIKSGKDGVSFVLVFKLSRFARNAADVLSTLQIMQDYGVNLICVEDGIDSSKDAGKLMISVLSAVAEIERENIRIQTMEGRIQKAREGKWNGGFAPYGYKLEDGKLFINEEEAVAIRTIFDQYVNTTIGANGLSKYLENHGIRKIPRQNGKNPLFDAGLIRKILKNPVYNGKIAFGRRTLEKVHGTRNEYKQVEQDEYLISEGIHEAIVSDEVWQAAQVKLKSQAKKYEHVNKGKDTRTHLLSGIVKCPICGVGMFGNKCTKKKKDGTKYKDFYYYGCKHRQMIRGHKCTFSKQIREELLDDAVAEVIVKIVSNPKFASIMEEKINMKVDTSEIEKEIDNYQKELRKSHSTKFKLIEEIDNLDVEDKHYKRRKQDLDDRLYRMYDKIDELESSLIDAKAKKQTIEAEKLTGDNIYKVLIYFDKLYKVMNDVERRQLITALISEIQVYEEKQPNGQWLKSITFKLPIIDDDLNISLDNEEQVETIALIQKM from the coding sequence ATGTTAAAAGAAAAAATAAAAGTATACCTCTATACACGAGTATCTACGTCAATACAGATAGAGGGGTATTCGTTAGAGGCACAAAAATCACGAATGAAAGCTTTTGCTATTTACAACGATTACGAAATTGTCGGAGAGTATGAAGATGCCGGAAAGTCTGGCAAGTCTATTGAAGGTAGAAAACAGTTCAATCGAATGATGGAAGATATAAAATCTGGAAAAGATGGAGTATCTTTTGTTCTTGTGTTTAAGTTATCAAGATTTGCAAGAAATGCAGCTGATGTTCTTTCTACACTTCAGATAATGCAGGATTATGGAGTTAATCTTATCTGTGTTGAAGATGGCATTGATTCATCTAAAGATGCTGGGAAACTAATGATTTCTGTTTTATCAGCTGTGGCTGAAATAGAAAGAGAAAACATTCGTATTCAAACAATGGAAGGTCGCATTCAAAAAGCAAGGGAAGGAAAATGGAATGGTGGCTTTGCTCCGTATGGATATAAACTTGAAGATGGCAAGCTGTTTATAAATGAGGAAGAGGCAGTTGCCATAAGAACGATTTTCGACCAGTATGTAAATACTACGATAGGAGCCAATGGGCTATCTAAATACTTAGAGAATCATGGAATTAGAAAAATCCCAAGACAGAATGGTAAGAATCCTTTGTTTGATGCAGGTCTTATAAGAAAGATATTAAAGAATCCTGTATATAATGGAAAAATAGCATTTGGAAGAAGAACTTTAGAAAAAGTTCATGGTACAAGAAATGAATATAAGCAGGTTGAACAAGATGAATATCTAATATCTGAAGGGATACATGAAGCTATAGTTTCCGATGAAGTTTGGCAAGCTGCTCAGGTTAAGCTAAAATCTCAAGCAAAGAAATATGAACATGTGAATAAAGGAAAAGATACACGCACACACTTGCTTTCTGGAATTGTAAAATGCCCGATATGTGGAGTGGGAATGTTTGGAAACAAGTGTACCAAGAAAAAGAAAGATGGCACAAAATATAAAGATTTTTATTACTATGGTTGTAAACATAGGCAGATGATAAGGGGTCATAAGTGTACATTCAGTAAGCAAATTAGAGAAGAATTGTTAGATGATGCTGTTGCAGAGGTGATTGTCAAGATTGTAAGTAATCCGAAATTTGCTTCTATTATGGAAGAAAAAATCAACATGAAGGTGGACACCTCTGAAATAGAAAAAGAAATAGATAATTACCAAAAGGAATTGAGGAAGAGTCATTCTACAAAGTTTAAGCTAATTGAGGAAATAGATAATTTAGATGTTGAAGATAAGCATTATAAGAGAAGGAAACAGGATTTAGATGATAGACTATATCGTATGTATGACAAAATAGATGAATTAGAATCATCACTAATTGATGCGAAAGCAAAGAAACAGACTATTGAAGCTGAAAAACTCACAGGAGATAACATATATAAGGTTTTGATCTATTTTGATAAACTCTATAAAGTCATGAATGATGTAGAGCGTAGGCAGTTAATTACAGCTTTGATTTCTGAAATTCAAGTTTATGAAGAAAAACAACCTAACGGACAATGGCTAAAATCAATTACTTTCAAGCTCCCAATTATAGACGATGACTTGAATATAAGTTTGGACAATGAAGAACAAGTTGAGACTATAGCGTTGATACAAAAGATGTAA
- a CDS encoding AraC family transcriptional regulator — translation MKENRLKSWGFEEFPTEDPRIINYIGLESPENKMTSYEIFPGVFVLYISLKKKYNAHNSSTEGNRGYRIGYCYEGNHFTYINNSKVLITTNEIFVGRSIPNSKFSSTTSHRTTAFNIVIADKILDKNSPYFPYIGEFIYKFKNVKDMGCVIKNEDLVKLANELIQALKERDMLFIKLKSLELIYRIGKVGINPSKTNYFTPGGDKLMEEVEKYMKENLDKNLNLDHLAKKFKISKSTLNTKFTRSFQYTPMKYIQRLKLIYSEDLLINTDKSILEISNDLNFQNPSNFNRAFKDFTGLSPSQYRKQNEPE, via the coding sequence ATGAAAGAGAATAGACTTAAATCTTGGGGGTTCGAAGAATTTCCCACAGAGGATCCTAGAATTATAAATTATATAGGCTTAGAAAGCCCTGAAAATAAGATGACCTCTTACGAAATATTTCCGGGGGTCTTTGTACTCTACATCAGTCTAAAGAAGAAATACAACGCCCATAACTCTTCTACGGAGGGAAATAGAGGCTATAGGATAGGATACTGCTATGAAGGCAATCATTTCACTTACATAAACAATAGCAAAGTTCTCATAACTACAAATGAAATATTCGTAGGAAGATCAATACCAAATTCAAAATTTTCTTCCACAACAAGTCATCGAACCACGGCATTTAACATAGTAATAGCAGATAAAATCTTGGATAAAAATTCCCCCTACTTTCCATACATTGGAGAATTTATATATAAATTTAAAAATGTAAAAGACATGGGATGTGTCATTAAAAACGAAGATTTGGTAAAACTTGCAAATGAATTAATTCAAGCACTTAAAGAAAGGGATATGCTATTTATAAAATTAAAATCCTTGGAACTCATATATAGAATAGGAAAAGTTGGCATAAATCCAAGTAAGACCAATTATTTCACGCCCGGAGGGGATAAACTAATGGAAGAAGTAGAGAAATATATGAAAGAAAACCTGGATAAAAATCTAAACTTAGATCATCTAGCGAAAAAATTTAAAATATCAAAATCTACTCTAAACACAAAATTCACAAGATCCTTTCAATACACGCCGATGAAGTATATCCAAAGGTTAAAACTAATATATTCAGAAGATTTGCTTATAAACACAGATAAATCCATACTAGAAATAAGCAATGATCTAAACTTTCAGAATCCATCTAATTTCAACAGAGCATTCAAAGATTTCACAGGACTTAGTCCTAGCCAATATAGAAAACAAAACGAACCTGAATAA